Proteins from a single region of Chryseobacterium sp. T16E-39:
- a CDS encoding Crp/Fnr family transcriptional regulator, with protein MSYTNFIQTVEKISILEKHVLDELISNLELKNYRKGDFLLKSDETCKHFYFLEKGLVKLFFDNGDKDFIMTFFSENSFFTELSGFLTGKASKYMFVALEPVEVYSIRKQVVDDLCKKYHSAETLFSKLYSKAPVNMMGRISEMLEDDGKKRYNNFLKQRPELIQRISLGDLADYIGITQVSLSRIRAQK; from the coding sequence ATGAGCTATACTAATTTCATCCAGACCGTTGAAAAAATTTCAATCCTTGAAAAGCATGTTCTCGATGAATTAATTTCAAATTTAGAATTAAAAAATTATAGAAAAGGGGATTTTTTATTAAAATCTGACGAAACCTGTAAACATTTTTATTTCTTAGAAAAAGGACTGGTCAAATTGTTCTTTGATAATGGGGATAAAGATTTTATTATGACTTTTTTTTCTGAAAATTCTTTTTTCACAGAACTCAGCGGATTTCTTACAGGAAAAGCTTCCAAATACATGTTTGTGGCACTGGAACCGGTAGAAGTGTATTCTATTCGTAAACAAGTTGTGGATGACTTATGTAAAAAATACCATTCTGCAGAAACACTTTTCAGCAAACTCTACTCAAAAGCTCCGGTTAATATGATGGGACGGATCAGTGAAATGTTAGAAGACGATGGTAAAAAGCGCTATAATAATTTCCTTAAACAAAGGCCAGAACTCATACAAAGGATTAGTCTTGGAGATCTTGCAGACTATATTGGCATCACCCAGGTCTCACTCAGTAGAATCCGTGCACAAAAATGA